A portion of the Actomonas aquatica genome contains these proteins:
- a CDS encoding glycosyltransferase, protein MSVAPPEIAHGLETPYPLQPCQNYFRLEGWALLRGGAAPTIARIRIGDTTHAPESTSRRDDVQSLYPEDEFAANTGFLFVIYLPFGNHLATLEASNDGGDTWHPVRSMMVPVSSHPLMGAFEPAGTNGLITETCRPTGWVWHPEFEIAHIELLFGNMALPVETGLERPDVAERFPDQPGARYSGFLLAENLPRGKGPIRLHVTTSCGRTYFLDPAYSAKLPNGAYAPPRPPPDMWELPPVDRAGTGASTPLPAAPDPAGPHNVLFVLYGDFTSNSAAHVCALADELIGHGYDCIVAVPEHAETIGAQGRTRFLAIEYPDLPNLASYYRDSRGPAVIHAWTTRERVRLFCAEAQTRFDCDLILHLEDNERELLANHLNCSLEELETLPAEDLDQRVPLDLTHPLRASQFMASAQGITVIIDRLREFVPADVPSTEIWPAALPTFAPRPLDHTFRRTLGIADSDTVLFYHGNAHASNAPEMLELHRAVLQLNEAGHRTWLLRTGRNSPDFERLLPPAVRPHLIHLGFVKRHRDLPRFMAMADVFVQPGQAGSFNDYRFPSKLPEFFALGRPVILPRSNLGHTVQHLRDAYVLEDANAATIAAAVMELTASPELTASLSQGAIAFGQKHFSWPRSAQRLIDFLLQHTRLKAPDDARQRAARAVSAAAAD, encoded by the coding sequence ATGAGTGTCGCCCCGCCCGAGATCGCCCACGGGCTGGAGACCCCGTATCCGCTGCAGCCGTGCCAGAACTATTTTCGGCTCGAGGGCTGGGCTCTCCTCCGGGGCGGCGCCGCCCCGACCATCGCCCGTATTCGGATCGGCGATACCACCCATGCGCCCGAATCCACCTCCCGCCGCGACGACGTGCAGTCGCTGTATCCAGAAGATGAATTCGCCGCCAACACCGGGTTCCTCTTCGTCATTTACCTGCCTTTCGGCAACCACCTCGCGACCCTCGAAGCCAGCAACGACGGCGGTGACACCTGGCACCCCGTGCGCAGCATGATGGTGCCGGTCAGCTCCCATCCGCTGATGGGCGCCTTCGAACCCGCGGGCACCAACGGCCTCATCACCGAGACTTGCCGCCCGACCGGTTGGGTGTGGCACCCCGAATTCGAGATCGCGCACATCGAACTCCTCTTCGGCAACATGGCCCTGCCCGTGGAAACCGGACTGGAGCGACCCGACGTGGCCGAGCGTTTTCCTGACCAACCCGGCGCCCGTTACAGCGGATTCCTCCTCGCCGAGAATCTGCCCCGCGGCAAGGGACCGATTCGCCTACACGTCACCACGTCCTGCGGCCGCACCTACTTTCTCGATCCGGCCTATTCGGCCAAACTGCCGAACGGCGCATACGCTCCGCCGCGCCCACCGCCCGACATGTGGGAGCTGCCACCGGTGGATCGAGCCGGCACCGGTGCCTCAACACCTCTGCCTGCCGCGCCCGACCCGGCCGGCCCGCACAACGTGCTCTTCGTGCTCTACGGCGATTTTACCTCCAACAGCGCCGCCCACGTTTGCGCCTTGGCCGACGAACTCATCGGTCACGGCTATGACTGTATCGTCGCGGTCCCGGAGCATGCCGAAACCATCGGTGCACAAGGCCGCACCCGCTTCCTGGCCATCGAATACCCCGATCTCCCGAATCTGGCGTCCTATTACCGGGACAGTCGCGGCCCCGCGGTGATTCACGCCTGGACCACTCGCGAGCGCGTCCGCCTCTTTTGCGCCGAAGCCCAGACCCGTTTCGACTGCGACTTGATCCTGCACCTTGAGGACAACGAACGCGAACTCCTCGCCAATCACCTGAACTGCTCTCTGGAGGAACTGGAAACCCTCCCTGCCGAGGACCTGGATCAACGCGTGCCGCTCGACCTGACCCACCCTCTGCGCGCCAGCCAATTTATGGCCTCCGCCCAGGGCATCACCGTGATCATCGATCGTCTGCGTGAATTCGTTCCTGCTGACGTCCCGTCGACCGAGATTTGGCCGGCAGCGTTACCAACCTTCGCCCCCCGGCCACTCGATCACACCTTTCGCCGCACCCTCGGTATCGCTGATTCGGATACCGTCCTTTTTTATCACGGCAACGCCCACGCCTCCAACGCACCGGAGATGCTCGAGCTGCACCGTGCCGTGCTGCAGCTCAACGAAGCCGGCCACCGCACCTGGCTCCTTCGCACTGGCCGCAATTCCCCGGACTTCGAGCGGCTCCTCCCCCCCGCGGTGCGACCGCACTTGATCCACCTCGGCTTCGTCAAACGCCACCGCGACCTGCCCCGCTTCATGGCCATGGCCGACGTCTTCGTGCAACCCGGTCAGGCCGGCAGCTTCAACGACTACCGCTTCCCCTCCAAACTGCCCGAGTTCTTTGCCCTCGGTCGTCCCGTGATTCTGCCACGGTCCAATCTGGGCCACACCGTCCAGCACCTCCGCGACGCCTACGTGCTGGAGGACGCCAACGCCGCCACCATTGCCGCCGCCGTGATGGAGTTGACGGCCTCGCCAGAACTCACCGCCTCCCTGTCTCAAGGCGCCATCGCCTTCGGACAAAAACACTTCTCGTGGCCCCGTTCAGCGCAGCGTCTGATCGACTTTCTGCTTCAGCACACCCGTCTGAAGGCCCCCGACGACGCCCGCCAACGCGCCGCCCGCGCGGTCTCCGCCGCCGCTGCAGATTAA
- a CDS encoding glycosyltransferase, with the protein MSSSDASLSSHAIAYRRLLARYFNLLLPPDASVLEVGCGTGMLLKHLAASRRVGIDIDPQAVAAAREQVPDAEFQEADGNHLQLEESFDTVILSDTINYVPDVQSIFAQIRRISTPTTRLIITLPNTLWRPVFALADKLGWRRSHPPSSWLSDRDVHNLLSLADWEPIKTQSRIIFPYAGGFIERALNRWVAPLLPWFCLTQFIVARPARDQARSSNTLRRTLQAPDETTVSIVVPARNEAGNIEAAITRTPPMGKWTEFIFVEGGSSDNTWEEILRVQKAYPAVRIKALQQSGKGKGNAVRDGFAQAEGDVLMILDTDLTMPPEELPKYFHAVTAGHCEFANGCRLVYPMDKHAMQFLNMLANKTFGVLFSWLLGQPVKDTLCGTKVLRRSDYERIAANRAYFGDFDPFGDFDLLFGADRLGLKIRDIPIRYRDRTYGSTNISRWSHGWLLLRMVLFAARKLKFV; encoded by the coding sequence GTGAGTTCCTCCGACGCCTCCCTTTCCAGTCACGCCATCGCCTATCGTCGGCTTCTCGCCCGGTATTTTAACCTGCTGCTGCCGCCGGACGCCTCAGTGCTCGAGGTCGGCTGTGGCACCGGCATGTTGCTCAAGCACCTAGCGGCCTCCCGCCGCGTCGGTATCGATATCGACCCTCAAGCCGTCGCCGCCGCCCGTGAGCAGGTGCCCGACGCCGAGTTCCAAGAAGCCGACGGCAACCACCTGCAGCTGGAGGAATCCTTCGATACCGTGATTCTCTCCGATACGATCAACTACGTCCCGGACGTGCAGTCGATCTTCGCCCAGATCCGCCGTATCAGCACGCCGACTACACGGCTGATCATCACTCTACCCAACACCCTCTGGCGTCCGGTGTTCGCCCTCGCCGATAAACTCGGCTGGCGTCGCTCCCATCCGCCCAGCAGTTGGCTGTCGGATCGCGACGTGCACAACCTGCTTTCGCTTGCCGATTGGGAACCCATCAAAACCCAGTCCCGCATCATTTTCCCCTATGCCGGCGGCTTCATCGAGCGCGCCTTGAACCGCTGGGTGGCGCCGCTGCTGCCCTGGTTCTGCCTCACCCAGTTTATTGTTGCCCGCCCGGCCCGCGATCAGGCCCGCTCGTCCAACACCCTGCGACGCACGCTCCAAGCCCCTGACGAGACCACCGTGTCGATCGTCGTGCCCGCCCGCAACGAGGCCGGCAATATCGAGGCCGCCATCACCCGCACCCCGCCGATGGGCAAATGGACCGAGTTCATTTTCGTTGAAGGCGGTTCCAGCGACAACACGTGGGAGGAAATCCTGCGCGTGCAAAAGGCCTACCCCGCGGTGCGGATCAAAGCCCTGCAGCAAAGCGGCAAAGGCAAGGGCAACGCCGTGCGTGACGGTTTCGCCCAGGCGGAGGGCGACGTGCTCATGATCCTCGACACCGACCTCACCATGCCGCCCGAGGAGCTGCCGAAATATTTCCATGCCGTCACGGCCGGGCACTGCGAATTCGCCAACGGCTGCCGCCTGGTGTATCCAATGGACAAGCACGCCATGCAGTTCCTCAACATGCTCGCCAACAAAACCTTCGGCGTGCTCTTCTCCTGGCTCCTCGGCCAACCCGTCAAGGACACCCTCTGCGGCACCAAGGTGCTGCGCCGTTCGGACTACGAACGCATTGCCGCCAACCGTGCCTACTTCGGTGACTTCGACCCTTTCGGCGATTTTGACCTGCTCTTTGGCGCAGACCGCCTCGGCCTCAAGATCCGCGACATCCCCATCCGTTACCGCGATCGCACCTACGGTTCCACCAACATCAGCCGTTGGAGCCATGGTTGGCTTTTGTTGCGCATGGTCCTCTTCGCCGCCCGCAAGCTGAAGTTCGTCTAG